One Candidatus Uhrbacteria bacterium genomic region harbors:
- the dinB gene encoding DNA polymerase IV, which yields MFILHIDMNNYFASVEQQLDPTLRGKAIGITGKQIERSVIATASREAKARGVKTAMPVWQARRLCPELLLVPGRHHIYEAISRKIFSLLRRYTHMVEPASIDEAFVDLTAVAADSLDAVAIAQHIKQDIVQSLGEYLTCSIGIAPNKLVAKMASDCQKPDGLTLVPPSRVETFMLERKLSDVCGIGPKTVQKLAGMNIHSIEALQGMPLHILTAAFHSYGTWLYHAARGEDDNPVAYESEAPKSFGHAHTLPHNTRDPDTMRCILFGLAEKVARRMRREGFSAETVSVTIRYGDFQTVSVEERCRTPMHDGLVLGKVGWRLCKQARDKTKPVRLLGLSAGGLVAGRMMPLFLKDQKTERVVDALDALSHKRGRSLWSRAGFMNN from the coding sequence ATGTTCATCCTTCATATAGACATGAACAACTACTTCGCTAGCGTGGAGCAGCAACTCGATCCGACTTTGCGAGGAAAGGCCATTGGAATCACAGGCAAGCAGATCGAGCGCAGTGTCATCGCGACAGCTTCCCGCGAAGCAAAGGCACGTGGCGTGAAGACCGCCATGCCCGTATGGCAGGCTCGCCGCCTTTGTCCCGAGTTACTGTTGGTTCCTGGCAGACATCACATCTATGAAGCTATCTCTCGCAAGATTTTCTCTCTCCTTCGCCGTTACACCCACATGGTCGAGCCAGCAAGTATCGATGAAGCGTTCGTCGATCTTACCGCGGTGGCGGCGGACTCTTTGGATGCCGTGGCCATCGCCCAGCACATCAAGCAGGACATCGTGCAGAGTCTTGGGGAATATCTTACGTGCTCAATTGGTATTGCGCCGAACAAACTCGTGGCAAAAATGGCGTCAGACTGTCAAAAACCCGACGGGCTTACGCTCGTCCCACCCTCGCGAGTGGAGACATTCATGCTCGAGAGAAAACTTTCCGATGTTTGCGGTATCGGTCCTAAGACGGTACAAAAGTTGGCCGGGATGAACATCCACTCTATCGAGGCGCTTCAAGGTATGCCTCTACACATCCTCACGGCAGCATTTCACTCCTATGGCACGTGGCTCTATCACGCCGCGCGCGGGGAGGATGACAATCCGGTTGCCTATGAGTCAGAGGCGCCGAAATCTTTTGGTCACGCCCACACGCTTCCCCACAACACACGCGACCCCGACACCATGCGCTGCATTCTTTTTGGGTTGGCAGAGAAGGTCGCGCGGCGGATGCGCCGTGAAGGATTTAGTGCCGAGACGGTGAGTGTGACCATTCGCTATGGTGATTTTCAAACCGTATCGGTAGAAGAGCGATGTCGCACCCCTATGCACGACGGGCTTGTGCTTGGCAAAGTTGGGTGGAGACTTTGCAAACAGGCGCGCGATAAAACGAAGCCGGTGCGTTTGCTTGGCCTATCGGCCGGCGGCCTTGTCGCAGGAAGAATGATGCCCTTGTTTCTCAAAGACCAAAAAACCGAGCGCGTCGTGGATGCTCTGGATGCCCTTTCGCATAAACGCGGCCGATCTCTCTGGTCCCGCGCCGGGTTTATGAATAACTAG